The Trichosurus vulpecula isolate mTriVul1 chromosome 4, mTriVul1.pri, whole genome shotgun sequence genome contains a region encoding:
- the IRS1 gene encoding insulin receptor substrate 1, with the protein MASPPEGDGCFSDVRKVGYLRKPKSMHKRFFVLRAASEAGGPARLEYYENEKKWRHKSGAPKRSIPLESCFNINKRADSKNKHLVALYTRDEHFAIAADSESEQESWYQALLQLHNRAKGHHLHHSHHEAAAFGVGGGGGGGSCSGSSGLGEAGEDSSYGEMAPGPAFKEVWQVILKPKGLGQTKNLIGIYRLCLTSKTISFVKLNSEAAAVVLQLMNIRRCGHSENFFFIEVGRSAVTGPGEFWMQVDDSVVAQNMHETILEAMRAMSEEFRPRSKSQSSSNCSNPISVPLRRHHLNNPPPSQVGLTRRSRTESVTATSPASVVGGKPCSFRVRASSDGEGTMSRPASVDGSPVSPSTNRTHSHRHRGSSRLHPPLNHSRSIPMPSSRCSPSATSPVSLSSSSTSGHGSTSDCLFPRRSSASVSGSPSDGGFISSDEYGSSPCDFRSSFRSVTPDSLGHTPPARGEEELSNYICMGGKATPNLTAPNGHYNLSRSGNGHRYTPGAGPSPATVGDEAGTAAELEKSFRKRTHSAGTSPTISHQKTPSQSSVASIEEYTEMMPSYPPCPAAGSGNRVQAYRHSAFVPTHSYPEECLEIHPLEERGGHHHRGDAPVLHTDDGYMPMSPGVAPVPSGRKSGGDYMPMSPKSVSAPQQIINPSRHHSQRVDPNGYMMMSPSGSCSPDSAGGSSSSNVAASGNSYGKLWTNGVGGHHHHHHVHPKLSVESNDGKLPCSSDYINMSPAGDSATSSPSDCYYGPEDPQNKAVYSYYSLPRSFKHTQQQQQLQQQQQQRRGEPENGARLNHLRLSVSSSRLLYATAAEDSSSSASSDSLGGGGGAQEGAHGHHHHQPLQQHLPRKADMVAQTKNRLTRPTRLSLDGPKASTLPRAREQPQQSLLPPEPKSPGEYVNIEFVGDQPGYSHGSAISLCSPTVRCPSQRQPAPREDETGSEEYMNMDLRPPRRPACQESFVAKAGRACPLPTGVGGVRRPSRVVPNSQDYVTMQVGGPCPGCADASLSYVVMQTSRASEESSVPAAAATAPSPSFTTTSPSLPQHQGQAELASRPSLLGGPKGPGGISAFTRVNLSPSRNQSAKVIRADPQGCRRRHSSETFSSTPSAARGSNVAVPFGAAGAGGSGASGSSEDVKRHSSASFENVWLKPGDLGSPPSRKEASQTSGGAAGLENGLNYIDLDLVKDFNHRPQECPPLLQPPHQPRGSGAASGNGCSNEDLSAYASINFQKQPEDLP; encoded by the coding sequence atgGCGAGCCCACCGGAGGGGGACGGCTGCTTCTCCGACGTGCGGAAGGTGGGCTACCTCCGCAAACCCAAGAGCATGCACAAACGCTTCTTCGTACTGCGGGCAGCCAGTGAGGCCGGGGGTCCAGCCCGCCTGGAGTACTATGAGAATGAAAAGAAGTGGAGGCACAAATCTGGTGCCCCCAAGCGCTCTATCCCGCTGGAGAGCTGTTTCAACATCAACAAGCGGGCTGACTCCAAAAACAAACACCTGGTAGCCCTCTACACCCGGGATGAGCATTTTGCCATTGCCGCGGACAGCGAGTCCGAGCAGGAGAGCTGGTATCAGGCGCTCCTGCAGCTCCACAACCGGGCCAAGGGGCATCACTTGCACCATTCCCACCACGAGGCTGCAGCttttggagtgggagggggaggaggaggggggagctGCAGCGGCAGCTCCGGTCTGGGAGAAGCCGGTGAGGACAGCAGCTATGGTGAAATGGCCCCAGGACCAGCTTTCAAGGAGGTCTGGCAAGTGATTCTAAAACCTAAGGGCTTGGGGCAGACAAAGAACCTGATTGGCATCTACCGGCTCTGCCTGACCAGTAAGACTATCAGCTTTGTGAAGCTGAACTCCGAGGCTGCGGCAGTGGTCCTCCAATTGATGAACATTCGCAGGTGTGGTCACTCGGAAAACTTCTTTTTCATTGAGGTGGGGCGCTCTGCAGTGACTGGGCCTGGGGAGTTCTGGATGCAAGTGGATGACTCTGTGGTGGCCCAGAATATGCACGAGACCATCCTGGAAGCCATGCGGGCCATGAGTGAGGAGTTCCGGCCTCGCAGCAAGAGCCAATCCTCCTCAAACTGCTCCAACCCCATCAGCGTACCTTTGCGCAGGCATCACCTCAATAACCCACCACCCAGCCAGGTGGGGCTCACCCGAAGATCCCGGACTGAGAGCGTCACCGCCACATCGCCGGCCAGTGTAGTAGGTGGGAAGCCCTGTTCTTTCCGTGTCCGggcctccagtgatggggaaggCACCATGTCCCGACCAGCTTCAGTGGATGGGAGTCCTGTGAGTCCCAGCACCAACCGGACCCATTCTCACCGGCACCGGGGCAGCTCCCGCCTGCATCCACCCCTCAACCACAGCCGTTCCATCCCAATGCCCTCCTCCCGATGCTCCCCTTCAGCCACGAGTCCAGTTAGCTTATCCTCTAGCAGCACCAGTGGCCACGGGTCAACTTCAGACTGCCTTTTCCCTAGGAGGTCCAGTGCGTCAGTGTCTGGCTCACCCAGTGATGGGGGCTTCATCTCTTCTGATGAATATGGCTCTAGTCCCTGTGACTTCCGAAGTTCCTTCCGCAGCGTCACCCCAGATTCCCTGGGCCATACCCCACCAGCTAGGGGTGAAGAAGAGCTCAGCAACTATATCTGCATGGGAGGCAAAGCCACGCCTAACTTGACAGCCCCCAATGGCCACTATAATCTATCCAGAAGTGGCAATGGGCACCGGTATACCCCGGGAGCTGGCCCAAGTCCTGCTACAGTTGGAGATGAGGCAGGCACTGCAGCGGAGCTGGAGAAGAGTTTCCGTAAGAGAACTCACTCAGCAGGTACTTCTCCTACCATTTCCCACCAGAAGACACCTTCACAGTCCTCGGTAGCATCCATTGAGGAGTACACAGAGATGATGCCTTCCTACCCGCCCTGTCCTGCGGCTGGCAGTGGGAACCGGGTGCAAGCCTACCGGCACTCAGCCTTTGTGCCCACCCACTCCTATCCTGAGGAGTGTCTGGAGATTCATCCATTAGAGGAGAGAGGTGGCCACCATCACCGGGGGGACGCTCCGGTGCTACACACAGATGATGGctacatgcccatgtctcctggGGTGGCCCCGGTACCCAGTGGCCGAAAGAGTGGTGGGGATTACATGCCCATGAGCCCCAAGAGTGTGTCTGCCCCGCAGCAGATCATTAACCCCAGCAGACATCATTCCCAGAGGGTAGACCCCAATGGCTACATGATGATGTCACCCAGTGGCAGCTGCTCCCCTGACAGCGCAGGGGGGTCCAGCAGCAGCAATGTTGCCGCTTCTGGCAACAGCTATGGCAAGTTATGGACAAATGGGGTTGGTggccaccatcaccatcaccacgtTCACCCAAAGCTCTCTGTGGAGAGCAATGATGGGAAGCTGCCTTGTAGTAGTGACTACATCAACATGTCCCCAGCTGGGGACTCTGCTACCAGCAGTCCCTCTGACTGCTACTATGGCCCAGAAGACCCCCAGAACAAGGCCGTCTATTCCTACTACTCTTTGCCAAGATCCTTCAAACAcacgcagcagcagcagcagcttcagcagcagcagcagcagcgtcGAGGGGAGCCTGAAAATGGTGCCAGGCTTAATCACCTGCGCCTCTCGGTCAGCTCCAGCCGTCTCCTCTATGCCACAGCCGCAGAGGACTCGTCCTCTTCCGCTAGCAGTGACAGCCTGGGAGGAGGTGGAGGTGCGCAGGAAGGGGCACAtggccatcatcaccatcagccCCTGCAGCAACACCTGCCCCGAAAAGCGGATATGGTTGCACAGACCAAGAATCGCCTGACTCGGCCCACGAGGCTGTCTCTGGACGGCCCCAAAGCCAGCACCTTACCTAGAGCCCGAGAGCAGCCGCAGcagtctcttcttcctccagaGCCCAAGAGCCCAGGGGAATACGTGAATATTGAGTTTGTTGGTGACCAGCCGGGCTACTCCCATGGCTCAGCCATCTCTCTCTGCTCTCCCACAGTCAGGTGCCCATCCCAGCGACAGCCAGCCCCTAGAGAAGATGAGACTGGCTCCGAGGAATACATGAACATGGACTTGAGGCCTCCCCGGAGGCCTGCCTGTCAAGAAAGCTTTGTGGCAAAGGCTGGCAGAGCGTGCCCCCTGCCCACTGGGGTGGGTGGTGTGCGTAGGCCCAGCCGAGTGGTGCCAAACAGCCAGGATTACGTGACCATGCAGGTGGGTGGGCCCTGTCCAGGCTGTGCGGATGCCTCCCTCAGCTATGTGGTTATGCAAACAAGCAGGGCTTCAGAAGAGTCCAGCGTCCCAGCCGCTGCAGCAACTGCCCCGTCCCCCTCTTTTACAAccacctccccctctctcccccagcACCAAGGACAGGCAGAGCTGGCTAGCCGCCCATCCCTGTTAGGAGGTCCAAAGGGACCTGGAGGGATTAGCGCCTTTACCCGGGTGAACCTCAGTCCCAGCCGCAACCAGAGTGCCAAAGTGATCCGGGCTGACCCCCAAGGGTGCCGGAGGCGTCACAGCTCAGAGACATTTTCCTCTACTCCTAGTGCTGCCCGGGGCAGTAACGTTGCAGTGCCCTTTGGGGCTGCTGGTGCAGGTGGCTCTGGGGCCAGTGGCAGCAGTGAAGATGTTAAACGCCACAGTTCTGCCTCCTTTGAAAATGTCTGGCTAAAGCCCGGGGATCTAGGGAGCCCACCCAGCAGGAAGGAAGCATCCCAGACGAGCGGGGGTGCAGCCGGTTTAGAGAACGGACTCAACTATATCGACCTGGATTTGGTCAAGGATTTTAATCACCGGCCCCAGGAGTGTCCCCCTCTGCTGCAGCCTCCTCATCAGCCTCGTGGCAGTGGCGCAGCCAGTGGGAACGGCTGCTCCAATGAGGATCTAAGCGCCTATGCTAGCATTAACTTTCAGAAGCAGCCCGAGGACCTTCCATAG